One genomic window of Saccopteryx bilineata isolate mSacBil1 chromosome 4, mSacBil1_pri_phased_curated, whole genome shotgun sequence includes the following:
- the HINT1 gene encoding adenosine 5'-monophosphoramidase HINT1: MAEEIARAQAARPGGDTIFGKIIRKEIPAKIIFEDDQCLAFHDISPQAPTHFLVIPKKHISQISVAEDDDESLLGHLMIVGKKCAADLGLKRGYRMVVNEGSDGGQSVYHVHLHVLGGRQMNWPPG; the protein is encoded by the exons ATGGCTGAGGAGATCGCCAGGGCTCAGGCCGCTCGGCCTGGTGGCGACACGATCTTCGGGAAGATCATTCGCAAGGAAATCCCGGCCAAAATCATTTTTGAGGATGACCAG TGTCTTGCTTTCCATGACATTTCCCCTCAAGCACCAACACATTTTCTGGTGATACCCAAGAAGCATATATCCCAGATTTCTGTAGCAGAAGATGATGACGAAAGT CTTCTTGGGCATTTAATGATTGTTGGCAAGAAATGTGCTGCTGACCTGGGCCTGAAGAGGGGGTACCGGATGGTGGTCAACGAGGGCTCCGACGGCGGGCAGTCTGTCTATCACGTTCATCTTCATGTTCTTGGGGGTCGGCAGATGAACTGGCCTCCTGGTTAA